In Streptomyces seoulensis, the following are encoded in one genomic region:
- a CDS encoding HelD family protein produces MERGVVAERLARKLLMMEAAENRLCFGRLDRAEDDRLYIGRIGVSGAGDDDPLLIDWRAPAARPFYTATAAAAQGVRLRRHLHTRNRRVLRVDDELFDDTAGVPDDVQLSGEAALLAALRHGRTGRMHDAVATLQAEQDKIIRSPHAGVTVVQGSPGTGKTVVALHRAAYLLYSHERLQRSGVLVVGPNSVFLEYISQVLPGLGETSVLLSSVGSLYPGLSASAGEPVASAEIKGRLVMADVLDRAVRARQAAVTESVDALIGGEHFRLSRDFLADAAARATEGGRQHNLARPEFRDILFEELADRLARVIGDIEVGFEEILAGEMDVQALDLAVQEDLAGVFGQDAKAYDFRAQLPAEFTERKANWLHALPRDRDAQRLLDSLWPLLSPEQLLDDLYADPARLAEAAPQLEEEDRALLVRERGAPWTLSDVPLLDEAAELLGYDDHAETERQAARRAAQRDYAQGVLDIARGSRDADDHLHAADLVSAEQLAGWHTQTDLRTVAERAAADRTWVFGHVIVDEAQDLSPMTWRLLVRRCPTRSFTVVGDAAQSSDAAGATSWREALEPFFGTRWRLSQLTVNYRTPGEIMEASRQVLKAISPELLPARAVRHGAEPPRCTGTTPEEFPAGLAEAAASAARRAAGGRTAIVVPTADLERLAAAVSARIPDASWGADVDLERDVVVLGVRQAKGLEFDSVVVADPQGMLDGSTRGLSDLYVALTRASRFLHVFHAGPLPEVLSHLTQDPS; encoded by the coding sequence GTGGAACGCGGAGTCGTAGCCGAGCGGCTCGCCCGCAAACTCCTCATGATGGAGGCCGCCGAGAACAGACTGTGCTTCGGCCGACTGGACCGGGCCGAGGACGACCGTCTTTACATCGGCCGTATTGGGGTGTCGGGTGCTGGCGACGATGACCCCCTACTCATCGACTGGCGCGCCCCCGCCGCCCGCCCCTTCTACACCGCCACGGCCGCGGCCGCGCAAGGCGTACGCCTACGTCGGCACCTGCATACACGGAACCGTCGCGTACTGCGGGTGGACGACGAACTGTTCGATGACACTGCGGGTGTGCCCGATGACGTCCAACTCTCGGGCGAAGCCGCCCTGTTGGCCGCCCTCCGGCATGGCAGGACCGGCCGGATGCACGACGCGGTCGCTACTCTCCAGGCGGAGCAAGACAAGATCATCCGCTCGCCGCACGCGGGCGTTACGGTGGTCCAGGGCAGCCCCGGCACCGGCAAGACGGTCGTCGCACTGCACCGCGCCGCCTACCTGCTCTACAGCCACGAACGGCTGCAGCGAAGCGGCGTCCTGGTGGTTGGCCCGAACTCGGTCTTCCTGGAGTACATCAGCCAAGTGCTGCCCGGTCTCGGCGAGACCAGCGTGCTGCTGTCCTCCGTCGGAAGCCTGTATCCGGGTCTCTCGGCGTCGGCCGGGGAGCCGGTGGCCTCCGCCGAGATCAAGGGGCGCCTGGTCATGGCGGATGTCCTCGACCGTGCCGTACGGGCGCGACAGGCCGCCGTCACCGAGTCGGTCGACGCGCTGATCGGCGGCGAACACTTCCGGCTCTCGCGGGACTTCCTGGCCGACGCGGCTGCCCGCGCCACCGAGGGCGGCCGGCAGCACAACCTGGCCCGACCGGAGTTCCGCGACATCCTTTTCGAGGAGCTGGCCGACCGGCTGGCCCGTGTCATCGGCGACATCGAGGTCGGCTTCGAGGAGATCCTCGCCGGCGAGATGGACGTCCAGGCCCTCGATCTGGCTGTGCAGGAAGACCTGGCCGGTGTGTTCGGACAAGACGCCAAGGCCTACGACTTCAGGGCACAGCTACCCGCCGAGTTCACCGAGCGCAAGGCCAATTGGCTGCACGCACTGCCCCGGGACCGGGACGCCCAACGACTGCTGGACTCCCTATGGCCGCTCCTGTCCCCGGAGCAGCTGCTGGACGACCTGTACGCCGACCCCGCACGCCTCGCCGAGGCCGCGCCTCAGCTGGAAGAGGAGGACCGGGCCCTATTGGTGCGGGAGCGGGGCGCGCCCTGGACGCTGTCCGACGTACCCCTCCTGGACGAAGCCGCCGAACTACTGGGATACGACGATCATGCCGAGACCGAGCGGCAGGCCGCCCGCCGAGCCGCCCAACGGGATTACGCCCAAGGCGTCCTGGACATCGCGCGAGGCTCCCGCGACGCGGACGATCATCTGCACGCCGCCGACCTCGTATCCGCCGAACAGCTCGCCGGGTGGCACACGCAGACGGACCTGCGTACCGTCGCGGAGCGCGCAGCGGCCGACCGAACCTGGGTCTTCGGCCATGTCATCGTCGACGAGGCGCAGGATCTGTCCCCGATGACCTGGCGCCTCCTGGTGCGCCGCTGCCCCACCCGCTCCTTCACCGTCGTCGGTGACGCGGCGCAGTCGAGTGACGCGGCCGGAGCGACGTCCTGGCGAGAGGCTCTGGAACCGTTCTTCGGGACGCGCTGGCGACTGTCGCAGCTCACCGTCAACTACCGCACCCCCGGCGAGATCATGGAGGCGTCCCGCCAAGTACTGAAGGCCATCTCGCCCGAACTGCTGCCGGCACGTGCGGTACGGCACGGCGCCGAACCGCCGCGCTGCACAGGCACCACGCCGGAGGAGTTCCCCGCCGGACTGGCCGAGGCCGCAGCCAGTGCCGCCCGCCGTGCGGCGGGCGGCCGCACCGCGATCGTCGTACCCACCGCCGACCTGGAACGGCTCGCCGCCGCGGTCTCCGCGAGGATCCCCGACGCTTCCTGGGGCGCGGACGTCGACCTGGAGAGGGACGTCGTCGTGCTCGGCGTCCGCCAGGCCAAGGGGCTGGAGTTCGACTCGGTGGTCGTGGCCGACCCACAGGGGATGCTGGACGGCTCCACCCGGGGCCTCAGCGACCTCTACGTGGCGCTCACCCGGGCAAGCCGGTTCCTCCACGTGTTCCATGCCGGCCCACTGCCGGAGGTCCTGTCCCACCTGACACAGGACCCCTCCTGA
- a CDS encoding aminotransferase class V-fold PLP-dependent enzyme produces the protein MYQVDASFDVERARAETPGVNHVIHLNNAGAGLMPQTVVHAMKSHLELESEVGAYEAAERVQATINGVYDAIAGLLNCNPQEVAIFESASRAWAMAVSSIALNPGDRVLVSSMEYGSNYINLLHMCRRMGVSVEVLPVDSDGVIDYLGIENYLDERVRLIALPHVPMHDGLVNPLVEIGRIARKNGILFLVDACQSVGQLTVDVHEANCDLLVGAGRKFLRGPRGTGFLYARQEVAEKLTPFVLGLDGAEWLSGSYRMAPGARRFENWEANCVSRIGLGRAVEYALEWGIERISNRVQSLAEGLRKDLSGIRNIRVEDRGRDRSGNIAVSIDHFDEMWVRDNLIRAGINTWVCLENSACLDMENRGISSLLRISPHYYNSAEELGRLCDVLDVMLAGKGSIPAVFSV, from the coding sequence ATGTACCAAGTTGACGCTAGCTTTGATGTCGAGAGGGCGCGTGCCGAAACACCTGGCGTCAACCATGTCATCCATCTGAATAATGCCGGCGCGGGTCTTATGCCGCAGACTGTGGTCCACGCGATGAAGAGCCACCTCGAGTTGGAAAGTGAGGTAGGCGCCTACGAGGCGGCGGAGCGGGTACAAGCGACGATAAATGGCGTCTACGATGCAATTGCCGGGCTCCTCAACTGTAATCCCCAGGAGGTCGCTATCTTTGAGAGCGCCTCCCGAGCCTGGGCCATGGCTGTATCGAGCATAGCGCTGAATCCCGGGGACCGAGTCCTGGTCTCGTCGATGGAGTATGGGAGTAACTACATCAACTTGCTACACATGTGCCGGCGCATGGGTGTATCAGTTGAAGTACTTCCGGTCGACTCCGACGGCGTCATTGATTACCTGGGGATAGAAAACTATTTGGATGAGCGCGTGCGACTCATTGCGCTGCCGCACGTACCGATGCATGACGGCCTGGTCAATCCGCTGGTAGAAATAGGGCGTATCGCCCGGAAGAATGGGATTCTCTTCCTGGTGGATGCTTGTCAGTCGGTTGGCCAGTTGACTGTGGATGTCCATGAAGCAAACTGCGATCTACTGGTGGGGGCCGGACGTAAGTTTCTTCGGGGGCCACGGGGGACTGGCTTTCTCTATGCACGTCAGGAAGTAGCAGAGAAGCTGACCCCCTTCGTACTGGGTCTCGATGGAGCGGAGTGGCTTTCGGGAAGTTACCGAATGGCACCAGGCGCTCGCCGATTCGAGAACTGGGAAGCAAACTGCGTATCCCGAATCGGCCTCGGAAGGGCAGTTGAGTACGCCCTCGAATGGGGCATAGAGCGGATTTCGAACAGGGTTCAATCTCTGGCTGAGGGGTTGCGCAAGGACCTTAGTGGGATCCGGAATATCAGGGTGGAGGACCGAGGTAGGGACCGGAGCGGAAACATTGCTGTTTCCATTGATCATTTTGATGAAATGTGGGTCAGGGACAACTTGATCCGTGCCGGGATCAACACCTGGGTGTGCCTTGAGAATTCCGCGTGCCTCGACATGGAAAATCGGGGCATTAGCAGCCTACTGCGGATTTCGCCCCATTATTACAACTCTGCAGAGGAACTCGGTCGCCTTTGCGACGTGCTTGATGTGATGCTGGCCGGTAAAGGCTCGATCCCTGCAGTATTTTCCGTTTGA
- a CDS encoding ATP-grasp domain-containing protein, whose protein sequence is MVAQVTWIYQSDDIDPAAVAGFEQSITKRYAAVSESRGFKFRAVNASELVPLCLGKPVLRYQGQDLLSQKQCFIVEDTSPDSQSHQALQAIYRTIAMSDSVLLNRSFDGPDYLERDKLGILQYAAKLGIPTAATISVPRGAYARRAIREVREAIGDGPYILKPREMSSGTGVLRIDSDQQLSSAIDIAAQTGAAYIIQPFIPHHADMRVFMADGEVVSSLSRRPKHNGYLASVSQGGSIEVNEDHLQVIDACRKIAASLHAEWICIDWLMTESGPLLNEWCTAYGGFTMMPEPELSQVADAFFGWIERKSGN, encoded by the coding sequence ATGGTCGCCCAGGTCACATGGATCTATCAATCCGACGACATAGACCCGGCAGCGGTGGCGGGGTTTGAGCAGAGCATTACGAAGCGCTATGCGGCAGTATCCGAGTCGCGTGGATTCAAATTTCGCGCCGTAAATGCATCGGAGCTTGTTCCGCTCTGCCTCGGGAAACCCGTACTTCGATATCAGGGGCAGGATCTACTGAGCCAGAAGCAGTGTTTTATTGTAGAAGACACGAGCCCAGACTCGCAGAGTCATCAAGCGCTGCAGGCCATCTACCGGACCATCGCCATGAGCGACTCAGTTCTGCTCAACCGTTCCTTCGACGGGCCCGACTATCTGGAGAGGGACAAACTCGGAATTCTGCAATACGCAGCGAAGCTGGGCATTCCGACTGCTGCAACCATTTCGGTTCCGCGCGGGGCGTACGCTCGTCGAGCGATCAGAGAAGTACGGGAGGCCATTGGCGACGGTCCCTACATTCTGAAGCCTCGAGAGATGTCTAGCGGTACCGGCGTACTGCGGATCGATTCCGACCAGCAACTCAGCTCGGCGATCGATATCGCGGCACAAACTGGTGCTGCATACATAATCCAGCCTTTCATTCCGCATCATGCGGACATGCGCGTCTTCATGGCGGACGGAGAGGTGGTGTCTTCCCTGAGCCGGCGGCCCAAACACAATGGCTACCTGGCAAGCGTTAGCCAGGGGGGATCGATTGAAGTAAACGAAGATCACCTACAGGTGATCGACGCGTGCAGAAAAATTGCAGCGAGCCTGCACGCAGAATGGATTTGCATCGACTGGCTCATGACTGAGTCGGGTCCTCTGCTCAATGAATGGTGCACTGCTTACGGTGGGTTCACGATGATGCCCGAGCCTGAACTCTCACAGGTCGCTGATGCATTTTTCGGATGGATAGAGCGAAAGTCCGGAAACTGA
- a CDS encoding DUF6002 family protein encodes MFVNNSLSRYYEQVQAALRDLLGGRQSSTPSSNPTEFTPGVELPRLTPAVQEFLSVSDVSVAPLPSYDGRNLALLDLMSNPATMTTKTFASLVIVARAVRFIQDTGERITIVTPSSANKAIALRDAVLRAVNCGLVGADQLNIVVLVPEGSVAKLRRTGLYSDPYLRTRNPIAVLGRDRTPGAVKDIARGFVDSHGEELTRDHKTHLWYTLQLENYLAADIVRALSEAEFFPATADRPRLHAHAVSSAYGLLGHAYGRTRLPEADRAGTPDPRYFLVQHLGAPDMVLSLYNDGSTDPGNMPAYSLQPETGLYTQERDPHFPAFTYDPHEALDPTFYTRNPPTSPRMNELIQGQGGGGLVVSLAECLQRYAQVRNILGEAKMRLPADPRALREWSLVMAVTGVLNGIDRGLIGEQDILVHGSGSYSASDFDSVGIHDTHRVEDVAALHQLVLTAVKQ; translated from the coding sequence ATGTTCGTGAACAATAGTCTGTCCCGGTACTACGAACAGGTCCAGGCGGCACTCCGCGACCTGCTCGGTGGTAGACAGAGCAGTACTCCCAGCAGTAATCCCACCGAATTCACGCCTGGCGTCGAGCTGCCTCGCCTCACGCCGGCCGTTCAGGAATTTCTGTCGGTCTCCGATGTGTCCGTCGCGCCGCTGCCTTCCTACGACGGCCGGAACCTGGCACTGCTCGACCTGATGAGCAACCCGGCCACCATGACGACGAAGACCTTCGCCTCGCTGGTCATCGTCGCCCGGGCCGTGCGCTTCATCCAGGACACCGGTGAGCGAATCACCATAGTCACACCCTCGTCGGCGAACAAGGCCATCGCGCTGCGGGACGCGGTGCTGCGGGCCGTCAACTGCGGCCTTGTGGGCGCCGACCAGCTCAACATCGTGGTCCTCGTCCCGGAGGGCTCCGTCGCCAAGCTGCGTCGCACCGGGCTGTACAGCGATCCTTACCTGCGCACGCGCAACCCGATCGCGGTGCTGGGCCGCGACCGCACCCCCGGCGCCGTGAAGGACATCGCCCGGGGTTTCGTCGACTCCCACGGCGAAGAGCTGACCAGAGACCACAAGACCCACCTGTGGTACACCCTCCAGCTGGAGAACTACCTGGCCGCTGACATCGTACGAGCCCTGTCGGAGGCCGAGTTCTTCCCGGCGACCGCTGACCGGCCGAGACTGCACGCGCATGCCGTCTCCAGTGCCTACGGTCTTCTCGGACACGCCTACGGCCGCACCCGGCTGCCCGAGGCCGACCGCGCCGGCACGCCCGACCCCCGGTACTTCCTCGTCCAGCACCTCGGCGCACCGGACATGGTGCTGAGCCTGTACAACGACGGCTCGACCGACCCGGGGAACATGCCGGCATACTCCCTCCAGCCCGAGACCGGGCTCTACACCCAGGAGCGGGACCCGCACTTCCCGGCCTTCACATACGACCCGCACGAAGCGCTCGACCCCACCTTCTACACCCGCAACCCCCCGACCTCTCCCCGCATGAACGAGCTGATCCAGGGACAGGGCGGAGGCGGGCTCGTGGTCTCGCTCGCTGAGTGCCTCCAGCGCTATGCCCAAGTCCGGAACATCCTCGGCGAGGCGAAGATGCGCCTGCCCGCCGACCCTCGGGCGCTGCGCGAATGGTCGCTGGTGATGGCTGTGACGGGTGTCCTCAATGGCATCGACCGGGGCCTGATCGGCGAGCAGGACATCTTGGTGCACGGTTCGGGCAGTTACTCGGCTTCCGACTTCGACAGCGTGGGCATCCACGACACGCACCGCGTCGAGGACGTCGCGGCACTGCACCAGCTGGTTCTCACCGCCGTCAAGCAGTGA
- a CDS encoding methyltransferase, which produces MPSQQKNSPEYQKFDFLMNAPALFNAAATAAELRIFIFLSENPGSDFGAIREFTGVPSHQLRVLLQGVCAAGLMERSEGKYRNSAVAQDLLASDEPDSWAHTLIGWKEIYYPAFGQMTKALKAGTNTALESYPGDESTLYKRLTRNPELEGVFHKAMAAFTLASINDLVEREEFGTVKHLLDIGGGDSTTTARLLDRYPQMRSTVFDQPSVSGLAHGKEAQKFLDRIDLVTGDFFDTPFPEGADAVLFSHVLGIFSAEQIGTLLKKAYDVLPSGGRIFIYDYNVTEDETKGIYGARLGLYFNILASGTGMAYPAEDFESWLSEAGFENISTVAELDYEHGFHIGVKP; this is translated from the coding sequence ATGCCAAGCCAGCAGAAGAATAGCCCGGAGTACCAGAAGTTCGACTTCCTCATGAATGCGCCGGCTCTGTTCAATGCCGCCGCAACCGCAGCGGAACTGCGCATTTTCATCTTCCTTTCGGAGAACCCGGGCTCCGATTTCGGAGCCATACGCGAGTTCACAGGCGTACCGTCGCACCAGCTCCGGGTCCTGCTCCAGGGCGTCTGCGCGGCCGGTCTGATGGAGAGGTCCGAGGGCAAGTACCGCAACTCCGCGGTGGCTCAGGACCTGCTGGCTTCCGACGAGCCCGACAGCTGGGCGCACACCCTCATCGGGTGGAAGGAGATCTACTACCCCGCTTTCGGCCAGATGACCAAGGCCCTGAAGGCGGGTACGAACACCGCGCTCGAGAGCTACCCGGGCGACGAGTCCACGCTGTACAAGCGGCTCACCCGGAACCCCGAGCTCGAGGGCGTGTTCCATAAGGCCATGGCCGCCTTCACGCTGGCCTCGATCAATGATCTGGTGGAGCGCGAGGAGTTCGGCACGGTCAAGCATCTGCTGGACATCGGCGGCGGCGACAGCACCACCACTGCGCGGCTGCTCGACCGCTACCCCCAGATGCGGTCGACCGTCTTCGACCAGCCGAGCGTGTCAGGGCTCGCCCACGGCAAGGAGGCGCAGAAGTTCCTCGACCGGATCGATCTCGTCACCGGTGACTTCTTCGACACCCCCTTCCCCGAGGGTGCCGACGCGGTGCTCTTCAGCCACGTCCTCGGCATCTTCTCCGCCGAGCAAATCGGCACCCTGCTGAAGAAGGCGTACGACGTGCTGCCCTCCGGCGGACGCATCTTCATCTACGACTACAACGTCACGGAGGATGAGACCAAGGGCATTTACGGCGCCCGTCTCGGCCTCTACTTCAACATTCTTGCCAGTGGTACCGGTATGGCGTACCCGGCCGAGGACTTCGAAAGCTGGCTCTCCGAGGCCGGTTTCGAGAACATCAGCACCGTTGCGGAACTCGACTACGAGCACGGGTTCCACATCGGCGTCAAGCCCTGA
- a CDS encoding glycine amidinotransferase yields the protein MPTATSLSSLLIHVEICVRGSTMSLNSFDEWSPLREVIVGSAKNYVSHERELSFELFFHDNIAGDNDAARLEWYYPRLRSRGEGEAAGGTRVPVKRRYVDELNEDLQGLADTLASLGVTVHRPTDVAPETGSVHTPAWSASVVPPLNIRDNTLIVGDEIIETSPMIRSRYFETQLLKPVFQEYFRRGARWSVMPRPLMTDASFDLSYARSSSAGGPMEPIEDPKPSRYDVGHEMLFDAAQCLRFGRDIVANVSTRNHELGVDWLERHLEGRFRIHRVHKLSDSHIDSMVLALRPGTLLCRSEAVLEYLPEPLRKWDVIVPPTPESYNFPQYEDDDLILTSRYIDLNVLSVSPDTVLVNEACPELMRELERHGFTAVPVRHRHRRLFGGGFHCFTLDTVRDGGIEDYLV from the coding sequence ATGCCAACTGCAACCAGTTTGTCCAGTTTACTCATTCATGTCGAGATATGTGTACGGGGATCGACAATGTCGCTGAATAGCTTTGATGAATGGTCGCCGCTCAGGGAAGTCATTGTCGGCTCGGCGAAAAACTATGTTTCGCATGAGCGTGAACTCTCTTTCGAGCTGTTTTTCCACGACAACATCGCCGGCGACAACGACGCTGCCCGGCTGGAGTGGTATTACCCGCGGCTCCGCTCGCGCGGCGAGGGCGAGGCCGCCGGCGGTACCCGGGTCCCGGTCAAGAGGCGTTACGTCGACGAGCTGAACGAGGACCTGCAGGGATTGGCCGACACCCTCGCCTCTCTCGGGGTCACGGTGCACCGCCCCACGGACGTCGCCCCGGAGACAGGCTCGGTGCACACTCCGGCCTGGTCCGCCTCGGTCGTGCCGCCGCTCAACATCCGCGACAACACCCTGATCGTCGGTGACGAGATCATCGAGACGTCGCCGATGATCCGGTCCCGGTACTTCGAGACCCAGTTGCTCAAGCCGGTCTTCCAGGAGTACTTCAGGCGCGGCGCTCGCTGGTCTGTCATGCCCAGGCCGTTGATGACCGACGCGTCCTTCGATCTGTCCTACGCGCGCTCCAGCTCGGCCGGCGGCCCTATGGAGCCGATCGAGGACCCGAAGCCGTCACGCTACGACGTCGGCCACGAGATGCTCTTCGACGCCGCGCAGTGTCTGCGCTTCGGCCGTGACATCGTGGCCAACGTCTCCACGCGCAACCACGAGCTGGGCGTCGACTGGCTGGAGCGGCACTTGGAGGGCCGCTTCCGCATCCACCGCGTCCACAAGCTCAGCGACAGCCACATCGACAGCATGGTGCTGGCGCTGCGCCCGGGAACGCTGCTGTGCCGTTCCGAGGCGGTGCTGGAATATCTGCCGGAGCCGCTGCGGAAGTGGGACGTCATCGTCCCGCCGACGCCGGAGAGCTACAACTTTCCGCAGTACGAGGACGACGACCTGATCCTCACCAGCCGGTACATCGACCTCAATGTGCTCTCGGTGAGCCCGGACACCGTACTGGTCAATGAGGCCTGTCCCGAGCTGATGCGTGAGCTGGAGCGGCATGGCTTCACCGCCGTCCCGGTCCGCCACCGCCACCGTCGGCTGTTCGGCGGCGGCTTCCACTGCTTCACCCTGGACACCGTGCGCGACGGCGGGATCGAGGACTACCTCGTCTGA
- a CDS encoding cytochrome P450, protein MSAEPVPAHPTERGRPFDPPQELMEWQAGGPLRSMRYPDGHVGWVVTSHKLARAMLTDPRFSARSEFKRAPVHRPGTEPFFGVPAAPGWLVDMDPPEHTRLRQQLAGQFTARRMRELRPRLAGIVDELLSAMECGGPGADLVEAFALPLASQVICELLGVPSGDRAEFQRNSRTLFNLGSTAADTSAALDRLYATIREIAAGGAEDGETPGLLQALAEDGTLDAEEIAGVGVLLLTAGHDSTTGSLALSVFALLSHPDELARLTADPSIVDNAVEELIRYLTVFHFGVPRTPLEDLEFAGRRLKAGDSITVSLSAANRDPDWFQDEADRLDLTRRTTGHVAFGYGIHQCLGQNLVRMEMRTALPALFQRFSTLALAVPAADVPLSTDMSVYGVHSLPVVW, encoded by the coding sequence TTGTCCGCGGAACCGGTGCCCGCGCACCCCACCGAGCGTGGCCGACCGTTCGATCCGCCCCAGGAGCTGATGGAGTGGCAGGCCGGCGGGCCGTTGAGGAGCATGCGTTACCCCGACGGACATGTCGGCTGGGTGGTCACCAGCCACAAGCTGGCCCGCGCGATGCTCACCGACCCCCGGTTCAGCGCGCGTTCCGAGTTCAAGCGGGCGCCCGTGCACCGGCCGGGCACCGAGCCGTTCTTCGGCGTTCCGGCTGCCCCCGGATGGCTCGTCGACATGGACCCCCCGGAGCACACCCGGCTGCGGCAGCAGCTGGCGGGCCAGTTCACCGCGCGCCGGATGCGCGAGCTGCGGCCGCGACTGGCAGGGATCGTGGACGAGTTGCTGTCCGCCATGGAGTGCGGCGGGCCGGGTGCCGACCTCGTGGAGGCCTTCGCACTGCCCCTCGCCTCCCAGGTGATCTGCGAACTGCTCGGCGTCCCGTCCGGTGACCGCGCGGAGTTCCAGCGCAACAGCCGGACCCTGTTCAACCTCGGCTCGACCGCGGCGGACACCTCCGCGGCCCTGGACCGGCTGTACGCCACGATTCGCGAGATCGCCGCAGGTGGCGCGGAAGACGGCGAGACGCCCGGACTCCTTCAGGCGCTGGCCGAGGACGGGACCCTGGACGCGGAGGAGATCGCCGGGGTGGGCGTCCTGCTGCTGACCGCGGGACACGACTCGACCACGGGATCGCTTGCGCTGAGCGTGTTCGCGCTGCTGTCCCACCCTGACGAGCTCGCCCGGCTGACAGCCGATCCGTCCATCGTCGACAACGCCGTGGAGGAGCTGATCCGATATCTGACGGTATTTCATTTCGGAGTCCCGCGAACGCCGTTGGAAGACCTCGAGTTCGCGGGCCGGCGACTCAAGGCCGGTGACTCGATCACTGTCTCACTGTCTGCGGCCAACCGTGACCCGGACTGGTTCCAGGACGAGGCGGACCGGCTGGATCTCACGCGGCGCACCACCGGACATGTGGCCTTCGGCTACGGCATCCACCAGTGCCTCGGCCAGAATCTGGTCCGGATGGAGATGCGTACGGCGCTGCCCGCGCTCTTCCAACGGTTCTCCACGCTCGCCCTGGCCGTCCCAGCCGCGGACGTCCCGCTTTCCACCGACATGAGTGTGTACGGGGTGCACAGCCTGCCCGTCGTCTGGTGA
- a CDS encoding ferredoxin: MSVDTTLCIGSGQCAMSLPEVFDQDQAEGLVVLLDAKPPRELHDDVDEAVNRCPVQAISTTAP; this comes from the coding sequence GTGTCCGTGGACACGACTCTCTGTATCGGGTCGGGCCAGTGCGCCATGTCCCTGCCCGAAGTCTTCGACCAGGACCAGGCCGAGGGCCTGGTCGTCCTGCTTGACGCGAAACCGCCCCGCGAGTTGCACGACGACGTGGACGAAGCTGTCAACCGCTGCCCGGTGCAGGCGATCTCGACAACCGCCCCCTGA
- a CDS encoding glycine amidinotransferase → MRLNSFDDFTPLREIIVGSADGYVDRILDLSFDMFISDNLSGTRGYFPSLSTWRESEARSRRNDPDRLALKKRLLDELVEDVEGVAQQLEALSVKVHRPVEPAPDLTKVTTPAWDATVVPPLNVRDNTLIMGDEIIETPPTLRDRYFENQFLKPVFMEYFNQGARWTSMPRPVMTDASFDPNNENAAPNIEVPENPQPSPYDAGVELLIDAANCLRLGRDLIVNISNANHALACDWLERHLQGRFRVHRMHKLTQSHIDSVVVPLRPGTLLVRSADVADFLPEPLRKWELIVPPAPQISDYPQYPDGDPIPPSPYIDLNVLSIDENTVMVNDACKTLIRTLEEHHFTVVPVQHRHRRLFGGGFHCFTLDTVRTGGAEDYI, encoded by the coding sequence ATGCGACTGAACAGCTTTGACGACTTCACTCCGCTCAGGGAGATCATCGTCGGATCCGCAGACGGATACGTCGACCGGATCCTTGACCTCTCGTTCGACATGTTCATCAGCGATAACCTCTCGGGCACGCGTGGGTACTTCCCGAGCCTGTCGACGTGGCGCGAGAGCGAGGCTCGGTCCCGGCGCAACGACCCCGACCGCCTGGCCCTCAAGAAGCGCCTCCTCGACGAGCTCGTCGAGGACGTGGAGGGAGTGGCCCAGCAGCTCGAGGCTCTGTCGGTGAAGGTGCACCGCCCGGTCGAGCCGGCCCCCGACCTCACCAAGGTCACCACGCCGGCCTGGGACGCTACGGTGGTTCCGCCGCTCAACGTCCGCGACAACACACTCATCATGGGCGACGAGATCATCGAGACCCCGCCCACGCTGCGCGACCGGTACTTCGAGAACCAGTTCCTGAAGCCGGTGTTCATGGAGTACTTCAACCAGGGCGCGCGCTGGACGTCCATGCCCCGACCGGTGATGACGGACGCCTCGTTCGACCCGAACAACGAGAACGCCGCGCCCAACATCGAGGTGCCGGAGAACCCGCAGCCGTCTCCGTACGACGCGGGCGTGGAGCTGCTGATCGACGCCGCGAACTGCCTGCGGCTCGGCCGGGACCTGATCGTCAACATCTCCAATGCCAACCACGCCCTGGCTTGCGACTGGCTGGAGCGGCACCTCCAGGGCCGCTTCCGGGTGCACCGGATGCACAAGCTGACCCAGAGCCACATCGACAGCGTCGTCGTCCCCCTGCGGCCAGGCACCCTGCTGGTGCGCTCGGCGGACGTGGCGGACTTCCTGCCCGAACCACTGCGCAAGTGGGAGCTGATCGTGCCGCCGGCCCCGCAGATCAGTGACTACCCGCAGTACCCGGACGGCGACCCGATCCCGCCGAGCCCGTACATCGACCTCAACGTCCTCTCCATCGACGAGAACACCGTCATGGTCAACGACGCCTGCAAGACCCTCATCCGCACGCTCGAGGAGCACCACTTCACAGTGGTCCCGGTGCAGCACCGCCACCGTCGGCTCTTCGGCGGCGGCTTCCACTGCTTCACGCTCGACACAGTCCGCACCGGCGGCGCCGAAGACTACATCTGA